Proteins encoded within one genomic window of Bombus pyrosoma isolate SC7728 linkage group LG13, ASM1482585v1, whole genome shotgun sequence:
- the LOC122574266 gene encoding L-threonine 3-dehydrogenase, mitochondrial isoform X1, producing the protein MWCKNFSKTSQWFARNTLRHYRITNNCSSWEIRKTGINRSYTTERSPRILITGGLGQLGTECAKLLRKNYGSENVILSDIIKPTEENLSNGPFIFADILDFKGLQKIVVNYRIDWLIHFSALLSAVGEQNVPLAVRVNIEGMHNVIELAKQYKLRIFIPSTIGAFGPDSPRNPTPNVTIQRPRTIYGVSKVHAELLGEYYHHRFGLDFRCLRFPGVISSDPPGGGTTDYAVAVFHEGLFAKKYECYLEPYTRLPMIYIEDCLSALFQFLNAPNEQLQRRVYNVTAMSFTPEELFNELKKHVPDLKISYKPDARQYIAESWPQVFDDSEARRDWGWRHKYNLEKLVESMIRDVKKNMLNKRSLKEVNSYV; encoded by the exons ATGTGGTGCAAGAATTTCTCAAAAACTTCTCAGTGGTTCGCAAGAAATACTTTGAGACATTATCGTATTACAAACAACTGTTCGTCGTGGGAAATTAGAAAAACTGGGATCAATAGATCGTATACTACCGAAAGATCACCAAGGATACTTATTACTG gtGGTCTCGGGCAACTGGGTACTGAGTGTGCGAAACTACTTCGTAAAAATTATGGTAGCGAAAACGTGATATTATCTGACATAATCAAACCgacagaagaaaatttatccaACGGACCGTTCATTTTTGCTGATATTCTCGATTTTAAAGGGCTTCAAAAAATTGTGGTCAATTACAGAATCGACTGGCTAATTCATTTTAGCGCTCTTCTTAGCGCTGTAGGCGAGCAGAATGTTCCTCTAGCAGTGAGAGTCAATATAGAAG GAATGCACAATGTGATTGAACTGGCAAAGCAgtataaattaagaatattcatTCCATCAACAATCGGAGCCTTTGGACCAGATTCACCACGGAATCCTACTCCAAATGTAACTATTCAGCGTCCACGAACAATTTATGGTGTTAGCAAAGTCCATGCTGAGTTATTAGGTGAATATTATCATCACAGATTCGGGCTTGACTTCCGCTGTCTTCGATTTCCGGGAGTCATTAGCAGTGACCCACCAGGTGGTGGTACCACAG acTACGCAGTTGCAGTTTTCCATGAAGGATTATTTGCTAAAAAATACGAATGCTATTTAGAACCTTATACCAGATTACCAATGATTTATATTGAGGATTGCTTATCAGCACTTTTTCAGTTTTTAAACGCTCCAAACGAACAATTACAAAGAAGAGTATACAATGTTACTGCCATGAGTTTCACACctgaagaattatttaatgaacTTAAAAAGCATGTACCTGATTTAAAGATTTCGTATAAGCCGGATGCAAGACAATATATTG CTGAGAGCTGGCCTCAAGTTTTTGATGATAGTGAGGCGCGTCGGGACTGGGGTTGGCGACATAAATACAACCTGGAAAAACTCGTAGAATCAATGATTCGCGatgtgaaaaaaaatatgttaaataaaagatcatTAAAGGAGGTCAACAgctatgtataa
- the LOC122574266 gene encoding L-threonine 3-dehydrogenase, mitochondrial isoform X2, whose translation MWCKNFSKTSQWFARNTLRHYRITNNCSSWEIRKTGINRSYTTERSPRILITGGLGQLGTECAKLLRKNYGSENVILSDIIKPTEENLSNGPFIFADILDFKGLQKIVVNYRIDWLIHFSALLSAVGEQNVPLAVRVNIEGMHNVIELAKQYKLRIFIPSTIGAFGPDSPRNPTPNVTIQRPRTIYGVSKVHAELLDYAVAVFHEGLFAKKYECYLEPYTRLPMIYIEDCLSALFQFLNAPNEQLQRRVYNVTAMSFTPEELFNELKKHVPDLKISYKPDARQYIAESWPQVFDDSEARRDWGWRHKYNLEKLVESMIRDVKKNMLNKRSLKEVNSYV comes from the exons ATGTGGTGCAAGAATTTCTCAAAAACTTCTCAGTGGTTCGCAAGAAATACTTTGAGACATTATCGTATTACAAACAACTGTTCGTCGTGGGAAATTAGAAAAACTGGGATCAATAGATCGTATACTACCGAAAGATCACCAAGGATACTTATTACTG gtGGTCTCGGGCAACTGGGTACTGAGTGTGCGAAACTACTTCGTAAAAATTATGGTAGCGAAAACGTGATATTATCTGACATAATCAAACCgacagaagaaaatttatccaACGGACCGTTCATTTTTGCTGATATTCTCGATTTTAAAGGGCTTCAAAAAATTGTGGTCAATTACAGAATCGACTGGCTAATTCATTTTAGCGCTCTTCTTAGCGCTGTAGGCGAGCAGAATGTTCCTCTAGCAGTGAGAGTCAATATAGAAG GAATGCACAATGTGATTGAACTGGCAAAGCAgtataaattaagaatattcatTCCATCAACAATCGGAGCCTTTGGACCAGATTCACCACGGAATCCTACTCCAAATGTAACTATTCAGCGTCCACGAACAATTTATGGTGTTAGCAAAGTCCATGCTGAGTTATTAG acTACGCAGTTGCAGTTTTCCATGAAGGATTATTTGCTAAAAAATACGAATGCTATTTAGAACCTTATACCAGATTACCAATGATTTATATTGAGGATTGCTTATCAGCACTTTTTCAGTTTTTAAACGCTCCAAACGAACAATTACAAAGAAGAGTATACAATGTTACTGCCATGAGTTTCACACctgaagaattatttaatgaacTTAAAAAGCATGTACCTGATTTAAAGATTTCGTATAAGCCGGATGCAAGACAATATATTG CTGAGAGCTGGCCTCAAGTTTTTGATGATAGTGAGGCGCGTCGGGACTGGGGTTGGCGACATAAATACAACCTGGAAAAACTCGTAGAATCAATGATTCGCGatgtgaaaaaaaatatgttaaataaaagatcatTAAAGGAGGTCAACAgctatgtataa
- the LOC122574260 gene encoding protein artichoke, with protein MVKLPWGGNLFITGWFLTLFCISVSAQLGSEYGCPTQERILPCRCSTRDMEIQIWCSHSELPKVLEGLKAVSHYLDRPVDELILENNNLPSLPGKVFATLRVLRLMLRNNRLERVSSGWLEGLHDSLLELFVVEPDLRSLPVDSLENLQGLEAVTLQSKAMKKLPKFSGLPKLRYLQINSPALLELAPRNFRDLTNLEQFHVFGSPRLIRLEAGLFRSLSRLELINITDCGVHWVHPRALIDLPELKEVSLVGNSIVDASMIGRACMDLPSLSVIRLDRNRINRLGEGAFTDLSVLSRLYLSRNYITEVFAGAFQRMPALKTVDLNHNVIHRIHPEFFPRRPGNILEEMWMINNDLSHVTELRSIMEALPRLKFLDVSHNQIEEIPFGALRGHLTLERLHLDHNRVAFLQRETFTAMPALRELRLKNNSLSNLLEAPFWNLPSLKGLDLSENYFRHIEPRLLANLPSLRRLDMSGNAVGLIEPDSFMGTPALEHINISGNALSVLHPLTFHHLANLYELDIGWNRMLEIVPGLPRNIEHLHMPMNRIIVLPAVSSQDLDLPVLRSLDLSANGIERIPPGTLTDLPNLRKLNFGYNSLRILEDGAFEGLSRLEQLDLKYNRLVTLHGRSFRPLRSLMDLNLRGSRLEVLRPDIFQENIRLQRLDLSRNNLAQIPHATFSSTRDLRELYASHNTLTELPGSLHGLTALQVLDLSFNKLNILSPETLSSLSALLELKLVRNRIRELREGAFDGLPRLTLIDLENNDLRIIERNAIRALPELQAIRLGKNRLQIIPSGAFTELPLLQSAELQENRIQEIASNAFINVPHLLFLNLSNNHLPSLDYVGLESLRSLEVLDLSNNRLSRVSSNSLASMEWLVELKMDNNRICTIQGSPFDEMPRLRVLSLRSNRMASVSEAAFKRLRSNIAVLDIDGNPLSCSCGMLWLRGWLQQASSEGPRCADGSLFKEIRLSRQDCQRERQIDPIHPGCEAEMIDVAPYPVSSSIFGATEMVPLRMNLKDSSTQNPPNTQDTDYFYDYPDYQDSKSNTTNVTFTSTQFLTTIAPEAVKATQTTEMIQPSTNNTIPIKKGTSMPPSPSSSGFTFFGVPLPSLSFNLWGNSRKKFERKNSSERPGRGRYRMFPPTEPEIHRGGFVPLPRGQGGFVPIVDPRLIYEKQIKNETSRVQNSNVTQEERKRWKSGNGTVVKVERAYPRTSKPKAGSKEREELSTVSANEQDSRWQVTDTKKISAVTNSTNTSDLSPAADESLQETNETSTSTEIYSGETLEMIKKPSKNEEKPQIEVASRIVWTTPRAALETTKEISTEILQGEKDSYWDTEVNGFQKTSSPVTNVPNEPSDDSSTIATERSSSRSTFLENRKNFSSTSQVSRETEASALSAFLIPGGQVPSLVPNLRPLGRPTITKVPSPRIGLSGEPEKQKSVAEAVQRNLENAEEKLFGIDGSSNENAEILEDNSFNWYFQHYNDTNLEPFVSVVYSGGEKTSVTRSTLLGQIYLSLILYIFI; from the exons ATGGTTAAACTACCGTGGGGTGGAAACCTCTTTATAACTGGCTGGTTCCTGACACTGTTCTGTATCAGTGTCAGTGCTCAGTTAGGTTCAGAGTACGGATGTCCTACTCAGGAGAGGATTCTACCTTGCAGATGTTCTACTCGTGACATGGAGATTCAAATATG GTGCAGCCATAGTGAGCTACCAAAAGTTCTCGAGGGTCTAAAGGCAGTGAGTCATTATTTAGATCGACCGGTAGACGAATTGATCCTGGAGAACAACAATCTGCCTAGTCTACCAGGCAAAGTTTTTGCTACTCTACGTGTTCTTCGTTTAATGCTTCGAAATAATCGCCTTGAAAGAGTGTCGTCAGGGTGGCTAGAGGGACTTCACGACTCTCTCTTAGAACTATTCGTCGTGGAGCCAGACTTGCGTTCCTTGCCAGTAGATAGCTTGGAAAATCTGCAGGGTCTCGAGGCAGTAACCTTGCAGAGTAAAGCGATGAAAAAGCTGCCTAAATTCTCTGGACTGCCAAAGCTCAGATATCTCCAGATCAACTCTCCGGCTTTATTAGAATTGGCTCCAAGAAATTTTCGAGACTTGACCAATTTGGAACAGTTCCATGTTTTTGGTAGTCCACGTCTGATACGTTTGGAAGCTGGCCTGTTCCGCAGCCTATCACGTCTCGAATTGATAAACATCACGGACTGTGGAGTTCATTGGGTTCATCCTCGAGCATTGATAGATTTACCAGAATTGAAAGAGGTCTCGTTGGTTGGAAACTCGATCGTGGACGCTAGCATGATCGGCCGTGCCTGTATGGATCTACCTTCGCTTTCGGTGATACGACTGGACAGAAATCGCATAAATCGTCTTGGCGAAGGAGCCTTCACAGACTTATCTGTTCTCTCTCGCTTGTACTTATCAAGGAATTATATTACCGAGGTGTTCGCTGGAGCATTTCAAAGAATGCCAGCATTGAAGACCGTAGATCTCAATCACAATGTAATACATCGAATACATCCCGAGTTCTTCCCGCGCAGGCCCGGAAACATCTTGGAGGAGATGTGGATGATCAACAACGATCTAAGTCACGTGACTGAACTGAGATCGATAATGGAGGCTTTGCCTAGATTGAAGTTTCTCGATGTTAGTCACAATCAAATCGAGGAGATACCATTTGGGGCACTGAGGGGGCATCTCACACTGGAAAGACTTCACCTTGATCACAATAGAGTGGCCTTTCTGCAGAGAGAAACCTTCACCGCGATGCCCGCTCTTAGGGAACttagattgaaaaataattctttgtcAAACTTATTGGAAGCGCCGTTCTGGAACTTGCCATCATTGAAA GGTCTAGATCTTTCAGAAAACTACTTTCGTCATATAGAGCCTCGTTTATTAGCAAATTTGCCAAGTTTGAGACGTTTGGATATGAGCGGAAACGCTGTAGGCCTTATAGAGCCTGACTCGTTCATGGGTACACCGGCTTTAGAGCACATCAACATTTCTGGAAATGCGCTCTCGGTTCTTCATCCTCTCACGTTTCATCATTTAGCTAATCTTTACGAACTGGACATCGGTTGGAATCGAATGCTCGAGATAGTTCCGGGTTTACCGAGAAACATAGAACACCTTCACATGCCTATGAATCGGATCATCGTTCTACCAGCTGTGTCTTCTCAAGACCTCGATCTGCCAGTTCTCAGGTCCTTGGATCTCAGCGCAAACGGGATCGAAAGAATACCACCAGGAACTTTGACCGACCTGCCGAACTTGAGAAAGTTAAATTTCGGTTATAATTCTCTTCGAATCTTAGAAGACGGTGCATTCGAAGGGTTGTCGAGATTGGAGCAATTGGActtaaaatataatcgatTAGTCACCCTACATGGACGAAGTTTTAGACCATTGAGATCGCTGATGGATTTAAACCTACGGGGCAGTCGTTTGGAAGTTCTAAGGCCAGATATCTTCCaggaaaatattcgattacaGAGATTGGATCTCAGCAGGAACAACCTTGCGCAAATACCTCATGCAACTTTTTCAAGTACCAG AGACCTTCGTGAACTATACGCGTCGCACAATACTTTGACCGAGTTACCCGGATCGTTACACGGCTTAACAGCTCTTCAGGTACTCGACTTGAGCTTCAACAAGCTGAACATCCTGTCGCCGGAAACATTGAGCAGTCTATCGGCCTTACTCGAGCTCAAACTTGTCAGGAATCGTATCCGCGAGTTGCGTGAAGGCGCCTTCGATGGTTTGCCACGGTTAACGTTAATCGATCTGGAAAATAATGATCTGAGAATTATCGAGCGAAACGCTATCAGAGCTCTGCCCGAGTTGCAGGCGATACGACTTGGGAAAAATCGATTACAG ATAATTCCAAGCGGAGCTTTCACCGAGTTACCACTGCTGCAAAGCGCGGAACTTCAGGAGAATCGGATCCAGGAAATTGCAAGTAACGCGTTCATTAACGTGCCTCACCTTCTCTTCCTTAATCTAAGCAACAATCATTTACCTTCGTTGGACTACGTTGGTTTAGAGAGCTTGCGTTCCCTGGAAGTTTTAGATTTGAGCAATAATCGATTGTCTAGGGTATCGAGCAACAGTTTAGCATCGATGGAGTGGTTGGTCGAGCTGAAA ATGGACAACAATCGTATTTGTACCATCCAAGGTTCGCCTTTCGATGAAATGCCGAGACTTCGAGTTCTCAGTTTAAGAAGCAATCGAATGGCTTCCGTTTCGGAAGCAGCGTTCAAAAGATTGCGATCAAACATTGCTGTCTTAGATATCGATG GAAATCCACTCTCGTGTTCCTGTGGAATGTTATGGTTAAGGGGATGGCTGCAGCAAGCTTCCTCCGAAGGTCCAAGATGCGCGGACGGATCTTTATTCAAGGAAATTAGATTATCACGTCAGGATTGTCAGCGCGAAAGACAGATTGATCCGATCCACCCCGGCTGCGAGGCGGAAATGATCGACGTTGCACCGTATCCTGTCTCCTCTTCTA TATTTGGAGCAACGGAGATGGTACCACTTCGTATGAATCTAAAAGACTCGTCAACACAAAATCCTCCCAATACTCAGGATACTGATTACTTCTACGACTATCCGGATTACCAAGATAGCAAAAGTAATACGACAAATGTAACTTTCACGTCGACTCAGTTTCTGACTACAATAGCACCAGAAGCTGTGAAAGCCACTCAGACAACGGAGATGATTCAACCTTCGACGAACAATACGATTCCCATAAAGAAGGGTACTTCGATGCCTCCCTCTCCCAGTAGCTCTGGTTTTACCTTTTTCGGGGTTCCTTTGCCTAGTCTCAGTTTCAATCTTTGGGGTAATTCGaggaaaaaattcgaaagaaagaattcttCGGAAAGACCTGGAAGAGGTCGTTACAGGATGTTCCCGCCTACAGAACCGGAAATCCACAGAGGTGGTTTCGTACCGTTACCACGTGGACAAGGTGGATTTGTACCTATCGTTGATCCCAGGctaatttatgaaaaacagattaaaaatgaaacttcaagGGTTCAAAACTCAAACGTTACTCAAGAAGAGcgaaaacgatggaaaagtGGAAATGGGACGGTGGTGAAAGTCGAAAGGGCTTATCCAAGAACGAGCAAGCCTAAAGCAGGGTCcaaagaaagggaagagtTGTCCACGGTGTCAGCTAATGAACAAGATTCTCGTTGGCAAGTAACTGACACGAAAAAAATCAG TGCCGTTACAAATTCAACGAACACGTCTGATTTGAGCCCCGCGGCAGACGAGTCATTgcaagaaacaaatgaaacttCTACATCTACCGAAATTTATAGTGGAGAAACTCTAGAGATGATTAAAAAGCCAagtaaaaacgaagaaaagccACAAATAGAAGTCGCGAGTAGAATTGTCTGGACTACTCCGAGAGCTGCCTTGGAAACGACAAAGGAAATATCAACAGAGATATTACAAGGAGAAAAAGATTCCTACTGGGATACTGAAGTAAACGGATTTCAAAAAACGTCCAGTCCTGTAACAAACGTTCCAAACGAACCGAGTG ATGACTCGAGTACTATCGCAACAGAACGATCAAGTTCCCGTTCAACCTTTTTGGAAAATCggaaaaatttttcttccacgtcTCAAGTTTCTCGAGAAACAGAGGCATCGGCTCTTTCAGCGTTCCTGATTCCAGGAGGTCAAGTACCTTCGTTGGTTCCAAATCTGCGTCCATTAGGCAGGCCAACTATAACAAAAGTTCCATCACCGCGTATTGGCCTTTCTGGTGAACcagagaaacaaaaatccGTGGCAGAAGCTGTTCAACGAAATTTGGAGAATGCCGAGGAGAAATTGTTTGGCATAGATGGATCTTCCAATGAAAATGCTGAGATTCTTGAAGACAATTCCTTTAATTGGTACTTTCAACATTATAACGACACTAATTTAGAACCTTTCGTTAGTGTAGTATACAGTGGAGGTGAAAAGACTAGTGTGACTCGATCGACTTTATTGGGTCAAATATATCTCTCtcttattttgtacattttcatataa
- the LOC122574269 gene encoding 26S proteasome non-ATPase regulatory subunit 7 encodes MPSQEVVTTKVVVHPLVLLSVVDHFNRMGKIGNQKRVVGVLLGCWRAKGVLDVSNSFAVPFDEDDKDKSVWFLDHDYLENMYGMFKKVNAREKVVGWYHTGPKLHQNDVAINELIRRYCPNSVLVIIDAKPKDLGLPTEAYQAVEEVHDDGSPTSKTFEHIPSEIGAEEAEEVGVEHLLRDIKDTTVGTLSQRITNQLLGLKGLHEQIREIRDYLLQVGNGKLPINHQIVYQLQDIFNLLPDMTQSSFVDSLYVKTNDQMLVVYLAALVRSIVALHNLINNKLTNRDAEKKETDKKEAKKDEKKEEEKKDEKEKAKNKSQ; translated from the exons ATGCCGAGTCAAGAGGTTGTAACTACAAAAGTAGTCGTGCACCCTTTAGTTTTATTAAGTGTGGTGGATCATTTTAATCGTATGGGAAAAATTGGCAATCAGAAGAGAGTTGTTGGTGTTCTTTTGGGATGTTGGAGGGCTAAAGGCGTTCTAGACGTGTCAAACAGTTTTGCAG TTCCTTTTGATGAAGATGATAAGGACAAAAGTGTGTGGTTCCTTGATCATGATTATCTTGAAAACATGTATGGAATGTTTAAAAAGGTCAACG CACGTGAAAAGGTAGTAGGATGGTATCATACTGGGCCCAAATTACATCAAAATGATGTTGCGATTAACGAATTGATCAGAAGATATTGTCCTAATTCTGTTTTGGTCATTATAGACGCTAAACCCAAAGATCTTGGTCTTCCAACAGAGGCGTATCAAGCTGTTGAAGAAGTTCACGAT GATGGTTCCCCGACATCTAAAACCTTTGAACACATTCCTAGTGAAATAGGTGCAGAGGAAGCAGAAGAAGTAGGTGTAGAACATTTACTAAGAGATATTAAGGACACCACAGTTGGTACCCTTAGTCAAAGAATTACAAATCAACTACTAGGTTTAAAAGGTCTTCATGAACAAATTAGAGAAATTAGAGATTATTTGCTACAAGTTGGTAATGGAAAATTACCTATTAATCATCAGATTGTTTATCAActacaagatatttttaatttactgcCCGATATGACACAAAGTAGCTTTGTTGATTCATTATACGTGAAAACAAATGATCAAATGTTGGTTGTGTATCTTGCTGCTCTTGTTAGATCCATAGTGGCTTTACACAATTTGATCAATAATAAACTAACCAATCGCGATgctgagaaaaaagaaacagataagaaagaagcgaaaaaggatgagaagaaagaagaagaaaaaaaggacgaaaaagagaaagcaaaaaataaaagtcaGTGA
- the LOC122574272 gene encoding inosine triphosphate pyrophosphatase, which produces MSKPIIFITGNAKKLEEFMAILGKNFPQEVKHMNINLPEYQGEIDEICVSKCRTAADLIKGPVIIEDTCLCFNAMKGLPGPYIKWFLDKLGPEGLYQMLHGWEDKTAEAVCTFAYCAGGPDDPVLLFQDETQGTIVSPRGPRDFGWDSCFQPLGSDKTYAELSKEEKNKISHRSKAVKKLKKYFMKEAVK; this is translated from the coding sequence aTGTCGAAACCAATAATCTTCATAACCGGAAATGCAAAGAAACTGGAGGAATTTATGGCTATTCTGGGAAAGAATTTTCCACAAGAAGTGAAACACATGAATATTAACCTTCCGGAATATCAAGGAGAGATAGATGAGATTTGCGTTTCCAAATGTCGAACAGCAGCAGATTTAATAAAAGGTCCTGTTATTATTGAAGACACATGTTTATGCTTCAATGCAATGAAAGGATTACCTGGACCTTATATCAAATGGTTCTTAGATAAATTAGGACCAGAAGGATTGTACCAAATGCTCCATGGTTGGGAAGACAAAACTGCGGAAGCGGTTTGCACTTTTGCCTATTGCGCCGGAGGACCGGATGATCCGGTTTTACTGTTTCAGGATGAAACCCAAGGAACCATCGTGAGTCCTCGAGGACCACGTGATTTTGGTTGGGATTCATGTTTCCAGCCTTTGGGCAGTGATAAAACCTATGCAGAACTatcgaaagaagagaagaataaaatttcacaccGTAGCAAAGCGGTAaagaaactaaagaaatattttatgaaagagGCTGTGAAGTAA